The genomic region AGGTATTACATTGCTACAAATATATGCGGAAGCTACTCCTTACAACAAGGAAAAAGAGGATGAATGCTTTCTATCTTCACCAGTTTTGTAGCATGTTCCAAATTGTTATCTCTTTCCTATGGAAATTCTGAAACTAAATGAGTTGGCCTAGAATTATGAATCTGTGTTCAAGCTTGCTTATGACATAAGCATTATGTTTATTTTTGAACGGGTAATATCCTTTTTGACACGGACTGTATCATACAGACTGAAGCAGCTTCATATCATTATACCCCACATTAAATTATATTTTATGAGCTAGATGCATACAATATATGGCAAAGAATATTGGTTGTTACTATCATTAAAGTTCCGAACTTCAGTCTTTACCTATTATCACATTATTGTTTCTGATTCTGTTTTTCTGTGAACTGTACAAAGATTCCTAATTAATTTACATTAAATAATATAAAAAAGAGGTAGTATTAACACGTTGATTGATATCAGTAATATTCAGAAGTCACACAAAGCATTCTTGGAGTATGTGGGGGATTAAAATATGCACTATTATGATAGACTTAAGTCCACTATGAAATCTAAAAGCTCAAGTGTCACTGTTACCTAAATTATGTACAGTATAGTCAGTGTTTCAAAAAATTATGTGTCAATTTCAGAATTTCTTCTGTTTATTGTAAAATGCACATTCTTTGGTTTATGGTTCTAGATTCTCAGTTATAGAAGAAATTTACATCTTATAGTAAATGATATTTGTTCAGTTGATAACCAGATTCAAGGACAATTGGTAAAAGTTTTCTTCTAATGTACTTTTATTGATCCTTTCCTGGTAGTCTGCAACCACTGCCTCAATACTATTAGTGCAGATTGATTGGTTGATTTATACAAGGAATGAATGTCTTGGCACAGTGCTGATGTTATTCGATTGATTTGCTACATGTAGGAGTCATGCATGTCCAGTTATATTTTCATTCATCCATTTTCCTGGATCAGCACTCCTACACACTGATCACTAGCAGTTTGAGGTAAATCAACTAATTAACTTCTATGTCAATATTAGCCTGCAACTTTGCAACAAATGGCACAACTGCGAGGACGCTATGTTATGCTCCTGCTTACTATTTTGGTGCTCACATGGTTTGTGGGACACACTCCTTCGTATACTTCTTTCTCTGGGAAGTGAAGATTTATGTTTTTTAATGTCATGTGAgttgcattttgtttttgtaagagaATGTTACAAAACGACGGGGGAGCTTCTTATTGTGCAGATACAGACAATTATagtaaaaatacaaaaaaaaaagtGACCCACAAGATCTAAGCAGTAACATGGAGTGTGTTCATGCATTAGTTTTTCTTGGTGCAGAGAATATGTGTAAAATGTAagagtttttttttttaaaaactttaGCCACAGTATGTTTGTAACGCACGTGCACGTTTACTAGTGGGAACAAAGTGAAAAGTGAAAGATCCCCTAAAAAAGTAAGGTACGGTGGCCCCTGGAATAAAAAAACTATCAGGAGAGGGGTGGCCGGTGGGTTCTACTTCACGCAACGATCACACGTTCTGGCTCTGTGCACTGACTTTTTCCTGCATAATCTTTGGTTCATTGATTTCAGCAACCACAAATTTGACATAAAATCGACGCAAATTATATCTTCCAAAGAGCTGAAGAGATTAGCAAAACTGCAAACCACAGACACGAAACAGCACTCAAATCTGTAAATGCACATCATCCATCACGATAACAAACGCAACAAATCTGCAAAAGTCCATTTATTCCAAGCAAAATTACAATATTTTCCGTCCGGCAGCGGCCGCTACGCCGCAGCAGCCTTGACGTAGATAGTGTACTCGACGACGGTCTCGCCGGACTTGGCGCCGGAGTCCACGGTGCTCGCCTGGACATAGCCGCGAGCCATGCGAAACTTGCCCGTGCCCCCAATGATGCTCATCTCCCTCACCGCCGAAAGCACCTCGTTGCGGCCGTAGATGGTCAGGCTGCTGCCCTTGTAGTCCCCGGCGGTGAACACGAAGTTCATGTTCATGAGGAGCCCGAAGGTGGCCTGGTCGGCGAACGTGTAGCTCCCCTGCGCGCGGCCCACCTCGTCCTTGGATTTGGCGGAGCCCGTGACGGCGGGGCCGGTGGTGAGCGGGTCGTCGATGGCCACCACCGCGCCGAAGAAGGTGGAGGAGCTGTTGGTGGACGCCGCCTGCGCAATCCGGATCGCCGTCGGGCTCTTCCCCGCTAGCACGTCGTGGAAGTACACCTTGAACTTGGTCAGGTCGCCGGCCGCGGAAGCCTGACTCAGcatagcagccgccgccgccgcgcacagGAGGAGGAGCAATGCCTTGCTGCCGGCCATGGTGGATGGATCTAGCTAGCTGCGAGCTCTGGGTAATGGCGAAAGAGGGGAGGGGGCTAAGTGTGGTGTATTTGTGGAGAGGACAGGCGCTGAGGGTGGCCGACCATGGGGGTGGTTCGCGCACTGCTCGATCTCCTTTTTCTTTTGGAGAATGATGCTCGATCTCTGTTTCTCGGTGTCCACTCGATTCGGTGCGCATACGGGGCATGTACGTATGATGATTTCTCAGTGTGATGCGAAAAAAATAATGTCGGAAAGCATGGATCTTGTCTCCTTGGGTCAGGCCATCAATACTTTGAAGTACTCCGCGCACAGGACTATAGCTATTTACAAACACGTAAGAGCAAGGTGACCCATTTCGTCCGTCCATGTTTATTAGGGTAGTTGCGGACAAAAACACCTGCCCAACGCATAAACTCAATCTCAAAAATGGTTCGTTTTGTGTCCGCGCGGTATCATTTCCGACCCAAAATTACGCCTGAAATGTGTTGGCGCAGACGTGAAGCGGACGCGCCACGCGTCCTCTTGGTGTCCGCCGTGGTCCCACTTGGCGGCCACCCAACTACCGTCCATCGTCTAATTTATGATGACTATCGACaccgggcccactagtcagccagtGGAAGCGTTGTTTTCTAACCCACGCGTGCGCAGGGGAGGGGGGTTCATCCACTTCCGTCCACATCTGGCCTGCCACCACCCCCTTCGTGCTTCCTCGCTGGCGACAACCCAAACCCTAGCCATGGGGCTCTTCAGCAGCAGCTCCGGCAGCGGCAAGGGCAAGGACACCCCCGGCACCTCATCCTCCTGtgctcctcccccgccgccggcgCGTGCCCGTTCAGGTTGACAGCgtctgcacatcccggtgcaccaagcgcggtggcactgggagtacaggCAGCCGTTGCCTTACCCCGACTTGACGCTGCCACACCATTGGCACCTCGATCCGCACCGGATCCCGGTGCCGACAGTTCCACGGACACAGCGGGCGCACGACGAGGAGGTGCGTAGGCACCGGGCGCAGCTCACGCCGGCGCAGCGGCTCACGCCCAAGTACGCCACAACCTCTCCCAACTAGGAGGCCTCGTATGCCCTCGAACACGAGGCGCAACGACGGCGTCCACATCAACCACGACTTTCCACCGTCGTCCCTGCGAGTACAgccggaggaagaggaggcggagaCGGATTACCAAGCCGCCCTCAAAGAGGCCCTGCAACACGCGCCGGAGGCGAGCCAGCTCGAGGAGAACGCCCAttgggatgggctggagcaagccctaGCTTTGTCCACGGCGGGGGACTCCATCCAGGCGCCCTTGTTCGTGTCGCCACTCGATTCGACGCGGTGCTAGTTTCCTCTTTCTGGGTGTGGACTGCCCACTCGATTCGGCGTGCATACGGGCAAATTGCTCAAAATCATCACAAGATAATAAGAGCACCTCCAATTTCAAATTCCTTTTCaacaaaccggatgaaattcaacaaacaaaaccggatttcatataaacacgtCCGGATTTCATGTAAACATGAcaaatttcattacatttacatcaaaACGTTGCTAGTCCGGCTCTAGAGGTATAACTAATACCTAATCTCGCCGGCGTCTGTTCCATGTCTCCGGCCATCAGCTCCGAGAACTAAAGCTTCACCGTCTCCACTTCCGCCCTGGTGCTCTCCAGCTCCGGCTCCGTAACCTGCGCCTTCGGAGGCCCGGGAAGTGAAGTTGTCCGCCTCCAACGCTGACCCGCAAATTTGCTTCGGTATCTGTCCATGGACAAGAGGAGGGGGATCCAGTCcatggacacggatgcgggagccggccatccaatgTTTTCCGCATACATTTTAACCACTATTTGAACTCCaaacaaaattcatgcaaacacgatgAGTTTTATATAAAAACTAGAAAAAATTCATTTTATTTTGGACAATTTTTAACTAAAAACTATACCGGACTAAGGTAAAACTAGTCTACGGCCGGTGCCGGCGGATATCCATTCCCATGACACGGATGCTCTTGAGTAGTCTACGGTCAGCCGCGGCGGATCTCCATTATCTTC from Triticum aestivum cultivar Chinese Spring chromosome 4A, IWGSC CS RefSeq v2.1, whole genome shotgun sequence harbors:
- the LOC123086660 gene encoding dirigent protein 21, producing the protein MAGSKALLLLLCAAAAAAMLSQASAAGDLTKFKVYFHDVLAGKSPTAIRIAQAASTNSSSTFFGAVVAIDDPLTTGPAVTGSAKSKDEVGRAQGSYTFADQATFGLLMNMNFVFTAGDYKGSSLTIYGRNEVLSAVREMSIIGGTGKFRMARGYVQASTVDSGAKSGETVVEYTIYVKAAAA